The proteins below come from a single Falco peregrinus isolate bFalPer1 chromosome Z, bFalPer1.pri, whole genome shotgun sequence genomic window:
- the SMIM15 gene encoding small integral membrane protein 15 — protein sequence MFDIKAWAEYIVEWAAKDPYGFLTTVILGLTPLFIISAALSWKLAKMIEAREREQKKKQKRQENIAKAKRTKKD from the coding sequence atgtttgataTTAAGGCTTGGGCTGAATACATTGTGGAGTGGGCTGCAAAGGACCCATACGGCTTTCTTACTACAGTGATCTTGGGACTTACGCCATTGTTCATAATTAGTGCAGCACTTTCGTGGAAGCTTGCAAAAATGATTGAGGCAAGGGAGCGagagcaaaagaagaaacagaaacgCCAAGAGAATATTGCAAAAGCGAAGCGAACAAAGAAGGATTAA